Proteins found in one Sardina pilchardus chromosome 3, fSarPil1.1, whole genome shotgun sequence genomic segment:
- the plbd1a gene encoding phospholipase B-like 1 codes for MGVGKQLLVTYLVLVTIAFVATERLRLATAYWDATHKAVLLKDGVLEKEGDAYGFFNNSLSDTGWGVLELRAGYGKTQERDDVTYFLAGYLEGFLTAEKMYDNYNNLYPQLIKDSKTLMVVKDFMNKQDNWTRQQVKLHKADPFWQHAGFLVAQTDGLQAGVAHWAKSQGKTPLSLFAVQFLNAVGDLLDLIPALVHGPKLSLGDYRQPPMGHCSALIKMLPGFENLLFAHSSWYTYAATLRIYKHWDFNVQEPSTATGKMSFSSYPGFLVSLDDFYLLGSGLIMTQTTNNVFNATLFTLIKPDTLFAWQRVRLAHALAHTGEEWATLFSKHNSGTYNNQYMVVDTSKVTLGEQIEDWALTVVEQIPGLVEYSDQTQALRRGYWPSYNVPFHAEVYARSGYREMWEKHGADFSYDLCPRAKIFRRDQAGVTDLDSLKHIMRYNDYKNDPYSKGNPCKTICCRNDLQESKPSPGGCYDTKVTDFSRAQKFIAEAVNGPTTQGGLPPFSWDRFNSTAHQGLPPVYNFTFVTMQPVLFTP; via the exons ATGGGTGTAGGAAAACAGTTATTAGTAACTTATCTCGTATTAGTGACAATAGCTTTCGTCGCAACAGAAA GACTACGATTGGCCACCGCCTACTGGGATGCTACACATAAAGCTGTCCTTTTGAAAGACGGGGTGTTGGAGAAAGAAGGAGATGCTTATGGATTTTTCAACAACTCACTCTCCGACACTGGCTGGGGAGTGCTGGAGCTACGAGCAGGCTATGGAAAGACCCAAGAAAGAGACGATGTCACCTATTTTCTCGCAGGATATCTGGAGGGTTTCCTCACAGCTGA GAAGATGTACGATAACTACAACAATCTGTACCCGCAGCTGATCAAGGACTCAAAGACGCTGATGGTTGTGAAGGATTTCATGAA TAAGCAAGACAACTGGACTAGGCAACAGGTTAAACTGCACAAGGCTGATCCTTTCTGGCAGCATGCAGGCTTTCTAGTGGCTCAGACAGATGGCCTTCAAGCTGGGGTTGCCCATTGGGCCAAAAGCCAAGGGAAAACT CCGCTGTCCCTGTTTGCAGTGCAGTTCCTGAATGCAGTTGGAGACCTGTTGGACCTGATCCCTGCCCTGGTGCATGGACCAAAACTGTCTCTTGGAGACTACAGACAGCCACCAATGGgtcactgctctgctctgattAAG ATGCTGCCAGGCTTTGAGAACCTCCTGTTTGCCCACTCCAGCTGGTACACGTACGCTGCCACGCTGCGTATCTACAAACACTGGGACTTCAACGTGCAAGAGCCGTCGACTGCCACCGGCAAGATGTCCTTCAGCAGCTACCCTG gtttCCTGGTATCTCTTGATGACTTCTACCTCCTGGGCAGTGGCCTGATCATGACCCAGACCACCAACAACGTCTTCAACGCCACCCTGTTCACGCTGATTAAACCCGACACCCTGTTTGCCTGGCAGAGGGTGCGGCTGGCACACGCCCTGGCCCACACTGGCGAGGAGTGGGCAACGCTCTTCTCCAAACACAACTCCG gcaCCTACAATAACCAGTACATGGTGGTGGACACGAGCAAAGTGACCCTTGGGGAGCAGATTGAGGACTGGGCCCTGACGGTGGTCGAGCAGATCCCCGGCCTGGTGGAGTACTCCGACCAGACACAGGCCTTGCGCCGAG GTTATTGGCCCTCCTACAATGTGCCCTTCCATGCTGAGGTCTATGCACGCAGTGGCTACAGGGAGATGTGGGAGAAGCACGGGGCGGACTTCTCTTACGACCTCTGCCCCAGAGCCAAGATCTTCCGCCGGGACCAGGCCGGCGTGACCGACTTGGACTCTCTGAAGCACATCATGAGATACAATG ATTATAAAAATGACCCTTACTCTAAGGGCAATCCATGCAAGACCATCTGCTGCCGCAATGACTTGCAAGAGTCGAAACCCTCACCAGGAGGATGCTATGATACTAAG GTGACTGATTTCAGTCGTGCCCAGAAGTTCATAGCGGAGGCGGTGAACGGGCCCACCACGCAGGGCGgactccctcccttctcctggGACCGCTTCAACAGCACCGCGCACCAGGGCCTCCCCCCTGTCTACAACTTCACCTTCGTCACCATGCAGCCCGTGCTCTTCACGCCCTGA